Within Lolium rigidum isolate FL_2022 chromosome 5, APGP_CSIRO_Lrig_0.1, whole genome shotgun sequence, the genomic segment GCGAGTTCACCGACGCGGCGCACTCCCGGGGAATCGACGCCGGCCTCTACCTCTCGCCGTGGGACCGCCACGACGAGCGCTACGGCCGCGAGGTCGAGTACAACGAGTACTACCTCGGCCAGCTCCACGAGCTCCTCACCGGGTGAGCCAAGTGCTCAGTCCATGATTCCTCGCAAAGATTTCTTCCCGCCATTGTTGTTGGTTGACGCGCGTACGGTTACGGTGTAGGTACGGGAGGGTGTCCGAGATCTGGTTCGACGGCGCGCAGGGGAAGAACGTGACCAAGATGACGTACCACTTCCAGGAGTGGTTCCAGACGGTGAGGCAGCTGCAGGGCGCCATCAacatcttctccgacgccggcccCGACGTGCGCTGGGTCGGCGACGAGCAGGGCTCCGCCGGGACCACCTGCTGGTCCACCGTCAACCGCTCCTCCATAACGATCGGCGACGCCGGCATTGAGGAGTAAGTACGCATGCGCGATGCATGGCCGTGAATTGCTCTGTTCTGTTAGTTACTTATGGACAAATTCCGTGCGTGCGTGCTAGGTatctcaacgccggcgacccgcggGGCACGGACTGGGTGCCGCCGGAGTGCGACGTGTCGATCCGGCCGGGGTGGTTCTGGCACAGGAACGAGACGGCCAAGCCGCTGAGCCAGCTGCTCAAGATATACTACAACTCGGTGGGCCGGAACTGCGTGTTGCTGCTGAACGCGCCGCCCAACACCACGGGCGTGGTGGAGGACGCCGACATCGCCAGGCTCCGCGAGTTCCGCGCCGCCCTCACGCGTATCTTCGGCACGGACCTGGCGAAAGGCAGCGCGGCGAGGGCCAGCAGCGAGCGCGGCGTCGGCTTCGAAGCGCGCATGGTGCTCGACGGGTCCGACGACACGTACTGGGCGCCGACGGCGGAGGACGGGCGCAAGAACGGGTACTGGATCGagctgcggcggccggcggcgtcggCGCGGCCGTTCAACGTGGTGAGGATCCAGGAGCACGTGGCGCTGGGGCAGCGCGTGGAGCGGCACCAGGTGTTCGTGGACGGCGTAGCCGTGGCGAGCGGCACCACGGTGGGGCATAAGCGGCTGCACCGGCTGGCCCGCCCCGTCGCCGGCCGGACGGTGAAGGTGTGGCTGGCGGCGCGGCGTGGGGTGCCGCTGGTGTCGGCGGTGGGGCTCCACCTCGACCCATACGCAACCGACGTGATGTGACGACTCTTTGAAGCCAATAATTGTTGTTACATCGTCGCATCCAAGCTGTTGGGCGCGCTAGCCATAGTGATACTGATACACAGCTGCATTTCTCCGCATTTCTTCTCGGATCGACCCGGTCAAAATTCAAACTCAAACCTTCCATTTAATTGATTTTGAAGTATGTACCGAAAACAAACTGTTCTGCTAATTCTCAATATACCAAGAATTAAGCTATGGCTCACTAGGATCCATAGCCGTTGGATCGCGCCAAGATTcggagggaggaggcggaggagcatCGCCGAGCCAAAGCCGGTGACGACGACAAGAATGGTTtctagggtttaggttgaggCGGGGGCACacacgagaggaggaagaaggtgacCGTTGGCCCTACTGCTCTCCGTAGGGTGAGAACTAGTTACACCCGAAAACAAAAGCGGAAAGTGTCGTCGACACATGGGCACGAATGCTCTTCTcccatttcagatttttttgaactttaaaaTCTCACGCTTCTAAGTCTCAAAAAATTATAacgttaaatatatagatagatatatacaGGTGAGGTGTATGTAAAAAAAAGTTCCGTTAAAAAATACTTTGCATTTCGAacaatataaaaaagacaaatttctgacagaaAATGGTAGTAAAATAGTAGTATTACAATAGTGTATCCTTTTGTTagaatttttttgtatttccaaAATTTTAAGTATATTTTACCAGGACTTTTTTGTATACATTTCTCGTGAacatatctatctacatatttaacgcCATAATTTTTTAAAACATGGAAGTGGGTGGTTTTAAAAATTTCAAATAGCTTAAAATGGAGAGCACTAGTGCacatgtgcaccaaatcccttAAATTTCGAAGGATCGTAGTAAAGCATCGCAACCACCGTTCAAAGTGATGTGCTACTGGGAACATCATCTTCAGACAAAGGGAGTAAGCTTTGGTTACATGTACACATCAGAATTCCGTAGACCTGGCGACAAAACTCGGCAACAGCCCCACCTATGCAAATGCCTACAACAAGTGTCGGGTTCAAAGTAAAACAGACAGTGACATCAAGTGCACAACACAGCTGGAGAAGTGAACAAAAGTTGCTTCGTGGGGACAAAATACAGTTGTCGAGAGGGAGAACAAATAGAATTGTGTCCCAATGTAGATTTACAAGTAAAAGAGTGACAGATTCAGTTGTTTCAAAAGGAAGAACTAACGACACTGCGCCCAAGGTAGATTTTGCGAGCACCAACATACCCAGCAGATTGAGCAATGGCACCACCGTCTCGATAGGAAAAAACAGATTTGAAAGTAGATTTGCAAGTAAACAGCTGGTTGCTTCATGTTTTTCAACCAATAGTGCATTCATAACAGTGTCTTGAGTCTCAGATAAAAGAGTTGTTGCGAAAGGAAGAATAGCATTATATCCGAAGCTAGATTTGCAACCAGAATGGAGTAGTTTCACTTTCATTTGTTCCGAAACAACAACCTATAGGTTCATTCATAACAGTGTCTTGAGTATCTGATCAAAAAAATTACACTCTTCCGATGGCAAACTTGATCGTCATAATCTCTGGGACAACActagcaaataaaataaagaaacccGATACACGGCGCAGTCAAAACTCTGACGATTCCCTGTGCCTCTCAAACTCCCGTCAAAAATAGGCCGCTCGAGGTCTTCACCTCCTGCCAAACCTTCCACCGCCTCCCCTGCCTCTTCCACCAAAGCCTcctcggccaccgccgccacccccaAATCTCCTGCCACCACCGCCacgaccaccaccgccgccccacCTCGACCCGCCACCCCTTGACTGCTGCTCCCTCTCTTGCAAGGCTGGCAGTTCCTTCACTTCATCAAGTGTCACACCAGCTGCATTCTCAGCGCCTGCAGGGTATCACCAAGCAGTTCAATTTAGATTCCAATTACAGTCAAATATAATTTACTACTACTTCAAGTGAAACAGTACAAAAAAGGGTAATACCTTGAAGATAATCTTGAACCTCTTCTGAAGGAACATCAAATACAGCGCCTCTCCCATCAGAGGTAAGGGCTACACCCTGCACATTTGAAAGTCTGTCTTCTGGCATGAACCTCTTCAAAGTGGAAATAACATACCTGCACACATAATACATTTTTGAATCATCAGTAAGAAAAGATCAAACTCCACACAAAGCTCAAAAACCAGCACAACTTGGGAAGTTAGTTACTCACGATGGTGTATACATCGTACTGCCAGTTGAAAGATGTAATGTAGTACAGTTCTCCATGGAAGAAAGCAACGATCTCTTCTTTATGTCAGTGTACCCCTAAGAAATACAATTTATGTAAGTACTCGATTAACAGCACAAGCATGACAGTACAAACATAAAACTAGATAGAAACAAACTTACAACTGCCTTTGCAAGGGCTTTGGCTAGTAGATCGACTGCAGACATGCTGGAAGAACTTAACAGCTCTTCTGCTTGTTGCCGGAAAACAGGAATAACACTGCATTGCATCGGTCCACAAGTTAATGGAACAATTCAACCCAGCACATAATCTGTGAAGTACCAAGAATAACTAATCAGAATATGTTACCTGTCAGACACACTTGCAATGgcttctgctgcttcattgccagCAGATTGTGCCACATCGCTAGGCTGCGGCGCAGATACATGTTCAAACTTCACCCCAGACTCCCTCTCTATTCTGGTCAAACCAAATTTATATCTGGGTTCAAAAAGCATGACTGCAATGCCAGTATTCCCTGCTCTCCCTGTGCGACCTGACCGGTGGATGTAAGCTTCAACATCCTTTGGAGGCTCGCACTGGTGATTTGGAGATTATATCAGCAAGGTGCTTGCATAGTTCTTAGCAAAATTATTCAACTGCGGAAAAAGTGGCATACCTGAATGATAAGCTGCACATCATTAATATCAAGACCCCTCGCAGCCACATTTGTAGCAACCAAAACAACAAACTTGCCGCTTCTGAATCCAGCAATAACTACCTATTAACATCATCCGGGAATCAGTATAGAATAGAACAGCTGCGCTTAACAGTTCACATTACAAATAGATGGACAAGCTACTAAATCAATACTCTGAAATAGATTTTAAGTCCACACGCATAGAAGAACAAGTTTCCAGATAATAAAACAGTACGTTGTATATGTACATGCCTTCAACAGCTATAGGGGAACTAAATCGAATGTTAGGAGTTTAACAGTTTGTTTGAACATAGAACAGTAAATTGTTTTATTGCAAGCACATGGGGCACGGAGAATATAAGAACATAATGGTCGGAAACAGAATCACTCACTTCACGCTGAGCTTGCGCGATATCTCCATGCAAGGCACGGGATCCAGGAATCAAGCCAGAGAGCTCTGATGCAGAATCTTTTGTCTCGGTGAAAATAATGGTTCGCCCTCCACTGAAACCGAATATAAAATTTTAGTAGACTGGTGAAAATTGTGCTCGCGTACTAGCGCACAGGAAGAATACTGGAAGTACATACTGGCTATAGCATCGAATGATGTCTGGGATAACTCGTGCCCTTGCAGCACGGTTGCAAGGAAGAGCAAGATGCCTGACAGATGCACTAGCTTTCATTTTCTCGTTGCCAACAAGATCAACAGTCTTCTTGTCAGGTTTCAGGAACCTCATTGAGAGCTGTGATCATTCCAGAGTATAATCAGTCCATGTGGTCATTGAGAAAGATAATCAACAAGAGTAGCATTTTTTGGTCAAAGTGGTTCATACCTTCTTTACCCACTCTGGTAGAGTAGCACTGAACAGAAGTGTCTGTACTTTGGTGACATCCTCAACCTTGCCTGTTTAAAAGAATAAAGGTATTCGCTATTTAGATAAAAACAGGCAAACAGGTGATATTCTAAGCAAAGTGTTCCATTATTGACTCCATACAAGATGAATAACACCATCAAATAACGATCTGAACGGAAGCAATGTAAGTATATATAACCATGACAACTCAAGAGACACAACCAAACAAACTTCTAGTATCAGGACGTACCAAGAATAAGCTCAACATCGTCAACAAAGCCCATGTTAAGCATTTCATCAGCTTCATCAAGGACACGGAACTTCAAGGCCTTCAAATTGAGTGTTCCCTTTACAATTAAATCCTGCGAAGGATAGCAATAACACAAACATGAGAACAAAATCAGGAGGGCTCAAAATCTAGTAAACCAGGGATCACCAGAGAAAAATAGTACCTTGACACGGCCAGGGGTACCAACAACAACGTCAACCCCCTTCCGCATTGCCATCTCTTGAGGACGGTAGGGAGAGCCTCCATAAGCACAGCAGGTAGAAAACCCAAATGCTCCACCATAATACTCAAAGTCAGCATGCACCTGcaaatttaattttggaaataTCAGACCACAAAGGAATTAGAGTGCTCAAGGATTTAGCTTTTCTGGGGAATCAGATAGTAGTACTATACCTGATTGGCTAGCTCTCTGGTGGGTAGCAGAACCAGAATACTTGGAGGCCTGCCGTAGTCAGTCCTTCTGGTCGCCTTGTGTGGCCCATTGACCAATGACTCCAGTATGGGGAGAACAAAAGCCAGAGTTTTGCCCTGCAATCAACATCTCTTAGTAGGTTATACAGAAAATTCAGGAAATATAACATGGAACATAAGGAAAAACTGATATGTTTCATTCTGTCTAGGACTTCAAAATGAATAATTTTCCAGGTTAGCACACAAAAACCGATGAATTGTAATCAATGGAACTTTTTTTAGGGGGGGCAATCAATGGAATTCTGATCACTGTGCAGGCCAGTGTGCCATTAGGTTGATCCTTGTCTCGAAGTTGACAAGTAACCAGAGATTAACCCTATTGTATTCTAGTGATACCAAATTTTGGTCCTGGACTTGAGAATATGATAATATAAAATTGTGCAAGCAATGTGATTAGGTTGATTCCTATCTCGAATTGGACATTGTCTCCAAATCAGAAAAGTCGCACCTATATCTTGATCGCATAAATTTCACTAGGCAAGTTCGCTCTTTTGAGATCTAAACGCGAATGACAACTAACTGACAAATCACAGGGGTTCCTAGTCTATACAAATGTAAGGAACGAGGCAGACAAATTAGAAGGATGGGTCACCTGTCCAGTGCGCGCGCGTCCGACGAGGTCGTTGCCGTCGAGGAGGAGGCTGAAGGTGCTGGCCTGGATGGGGAAGAGGGTCTTGATGCCCTTGGCCCTGAGCTTGAGCTTGAGCGGCTCGGAGATGCGGAAGTTGTCGAGCGAGTTGGGGTCGGCgggatcctcctcctcctcctcctcctcgccgctggCGGTGAGCTCCTCgtcattctcctcctcctcctcctcctccatcacctCATCTTCAACGACCTTCTTggccttcttgtccttcttctccttcttggcCTTCTTGGCCGCGCGGTCGGACTCGGAGCTGGTGCTGCtggtgccctcgtcgtcgtctgaGGAGGGCGCCTTGGCCTTgcgcttcttgtccttcttctccttcttgcccgaggaggcggcggcggcggcggcctcggcctCGGCGGCCTTGAGCTGCTTGCGCCTGGCCTTCCTGGAGGCGGAGTCGTCGACGGCCATGGGCTCGGGGACGGCGGCGATGGAAGGCATggacgggtggcggcggcgcgggtgggAGGCTGGCGAGGGATGCGCAGCCGggaaagagggggagagaggttCGGCGTCCCGAGGTTTATGTAGGAACGGAGCCGCGgagcaaaccctagggcggcgtgtgGCTGACGGGTGGGGCCGGCCGTTTTCGCTGCGGGTGGTGACAGGTgggccgccgccggccgagcGATGGAGATATTTTTGGAGGAGGCAAGCGTTGCCGTTGCGTCTTCGTCCACCGTGGAAAGCGTGGACCTGTCTTGGCTAGGCTAGAGCGGTTGCTGGGCTGGGCCTTGGCATTTGGGAATTGGGATGCTTTCGAGTGACTTCAAGCTTCAGTTTGGGTCTAGCCCAACACTTAGGGTAAGCTCCAAAAATGAGACAGCCCAAAGATTAGCCCGTGGTGGCTTTCTTTTGTAGAAGAAGATCAAAAGACAGAATCGGCGAAATTTGCAAAGTGCTAGACATATACGGAGTTTCCGCATTCCATGGTTTCATGATTGTGACCATCGAAAACATCATCAAGTCAGTATGTAGGTGCGTCTGCCTAGAAATTCATCCATAGATGTAGCAATATGGGGCAATTTTGCTTCGCGGATATTGTtatcaaaataggaacccggtgaAAAGACATTGCGATATTGTATTGTGCCAAAGCTTTGTGAGTGAAATcggcaaaaaaaaaaggagaactaCCGCCACATGGGCAAATCATGTGTGAAAAATCTTTGACTCGTGCGATATGATCGACACcatatttttgaagaaaaaaacgaCGAACGCCGATTGTAGCCTTCCACATACATTGACTATGGTAGGTGTTGTTGGAACAAGTATACATGATATATGCGAGGATACATGGGCCCATTACACTATGGTACGTGCTTTCACGCAAAGCTTACCTTATGTATTGAGAGGGTCAAGAAAATCAAACACAGGTGCTCCTCTCTGTCGTGACTTTTTTGGTATACTTTTGCGGCACAATGCTTCTTCTTATTTCCATTTCATACACGCGTCTGAACCCTACCTCCAACTGTCTCTTTTACTTCTTTCGAGGAGATGGCCATGTGCATGAGCTGGTGCACCCTTAACACAGAAAAAACTATGGCCTACTTGAGTAGTATTAGTTATTTATACTAAATATTTTGACTTTATATAACCCATTTCATCGAACTAAATCTTTACATAAAGATTTTATTGCATATGATTGTCATTAAGTTTTAAGATACACCGTTATTTGTTATATAATTTATACTATGACAAAAAATTGATATTTTCCGATGAATGTAACCAATTGCTTCAAATATATGTGTGTTAATATTTTTGTACATCACCACCTAAAAGCTTTCATTAACTCAATTCTATCTGGATTTGAGAAACCAAATCTAAAGTTGCATGCCTCTATACATTAGTTTTTGGCATCCATATAATAGGTAGTGTATAAGTACATGTTTTAGTCCCATTAAATATATGGCATAAATATCTAAATCTTGTTCTCTTATGAATATCTGAATGAGGCTTGTATAATGCATATAGTTGTCGCAAGTAGATGAAAACTTATATGTGTTAAAACATGAAACTACAGTGTATTACAGCTTGGTTAATTGAAATAAAGGGTGCTTAGTACAATACTATATACAACAGCCAAAGAGTGAAGGTCTCCATATTCCCGCAAAACAAAACTTTGGCCTCTTCTTAATGGGTTTATTCACCTCACTAGACTGTGACTTAATCCTATGTTAGGAGACCATCGATAGAGGTTTGATCAATGATTTGAGTCTTATGGGACTCCCTGAGACCAACTCCATATTTGTCTTATTCAACGTCAAACCGAGACACTTGAGACGCAAACCTAGACTCTCTGACTGAATCTTGGAGCTCTAGTGTCCTCCCTCTTTTTTGAATCAGTGTCAGGGAATGAGCGTACGTGGACATGTGGGGAGCTATTTATAGGCTCAGAGGACTTAAAAAATGACCAATGCTCAAAATGGTAGGTAGGAGGTGTAGTTGTCATTATTTTTATATCCACTAATTCATGGTGAACTATAGAAGAAGGGTGGAACATGGTCCATGTTGGAATAGCCCACCTATCCCCGCCCACCTAGCATGCTTCTTTGTCTTGCTCTATCTTCATTCAGTTTTTAGTCTTAGCTCCCTTTATTTCTTTCCCTGGTTGATCTTGGCTACTTACTTGGACTTCCATTGAATTCACTTTTACATTTTGTCATGCAGATGCCACGTAGGGATAGTCGTTCCCTCCCTGGTAGTATTAGCTATTTCTACAATTGGCGTCCTCTTAAGCCATACTCACGAGAAAATAATGTTTGTGCCTAATGGTCAATTCCTGAGCCTCGACGTCCTTTACTTCTTTCTGGATTCCTCGTGTTTCCTTTGAAATTCCAAGCCTCTTAGAGATAAATTATTTGATTTTCAAAGAGAACTCATAGTTGAAGTTGTTGAAAGATTGCTTCTCCATATTGAGGATTTAGGGGCACTAGGTAAAAAAATATGCTAGAAAATAAGAGGTATAGGTCTTTCTACTTCCTTTGTTATTCTAGATATATCCCCATTCTTCTATCTCTATCAAAATATTCCAACAATTCTCCATATTTTCTCTAAACCCTCTtaggaattttttatttttatcaccATCCCCTACTCTTCCTTATTATTTTATCTTTTTGTGCTTTTGGAGTATGTTTTGCCTCTTTCTTCATCTTCTGAAGTTTCTCCAGATTTTCTACAACTTGTAACATCGGGTTCTCCTATAAATTTTCTAGAAACTCCTTCCCAAAAGTACATTGACACGGCCAGGGGTACCAAAAAATGAGACCGCCCAAAGATTAGCCCTTGGTGCCTTTGTTTTGTAGAAGAAGCTCAAAAGAGAGAATCGGGGAAATTTGCAAAGTGCTAGACATATACGGAGTTTCCCCATTCCGCGATTTCATGATTGTGATAATCGAACACATCATCACGTCAGTACGTAGGTGCGGGTGCGTAGAAATCCATCCATAGATGGAGCAATATGGGGCAATTTTGCTTCTCGCCTATTGCTATCATCCAAAAATTGAAACGcggagaaaaaacagagtgatgtTCTAGTGTGCCAAGCTTTGTGAGTGAAATCGGCAAAAAAGGTGAACTACCACCTAAAGGTACGATATGATCAGCGCCATGTTTTTCAGAATCACATAAATAGTTGTTGTTGGAACATGTATCCATGATATATGCGAGAGGACATGGGCCCTAATATGGTACAGTCCTTCGCGCGTAGCTTATCTTATGTATTGAGAGGCGGCAAGAAACCAATCATAATTGCACATCTGTGACATCGCTCCTTTTTTTAGAATAAGAGAGACTTGTATTAAGTTAAAACAAACGAAACATCCTCTGTTACAAGGAGATTTACAAGATCAGGTAAGAATTGCTATTTTGGTATCCTTTTACAATACAATGCTTATTCTTATTTCCATTTCACACACGCCTCTGGCCGCTACCTCTAACTTTCTCATTTGCTTCTTTCAAGCAGATGGTCATGTGCAAGGGCTGGTGCTTTCTTGCCAAAGAAAAAACTAGGGCTTATTTGAGGTAGTATTAGTTATTTATACTAAATATTTTTACTTCATATAACCCGTTTCATCGAACTAACTCTTTACTTAAAGTGTTTACAACATAGTATTCTCATTAAATTTTGAGATACACTGTTACTATATAATTTATACTATGACAACAAATTGATATTTTCTGATGAATTAACTAATTTCTTCAAATATGTGTGTGTTAATATTTTTGTACATCACCATCTAAAAGCTTTCATTAACTCAATTCTATCTagatttgagaaattaaatctagagTTGCATGACTCCATAGATTAGTTTTTGGCATCCATATGATAGTTAGTGTATAAGTACATGTTCTGGTCCCATCGAATATATGGCATAAATATCTAAAGCTTGTTCTCTTATGAATATCTCAATCAGGTTTGTATAGTGCATAGTTGTCGGAAGTAGATGAAAAACTAAATGTGTTAACAACATGAACTTACAATGTATTACAactttgaaagttcagagatggtaaacctagaggggtgaataggtttctataaattttaattctttctttgcaatattaggctttgtggaatataaatgtgagcctaatgcaaactaggtgaggcactctatatgatgatacaagtaactcaagcacgaaggctctcacaggcagttatatgacaagtaaggagttcggttagagataaccgatagcacgtggATACGAGGGTTTATtcatgtgttcccttcctttgcaagaaggtacgtcacgtttggaggggtggaggtcccacgaaggatttcccaacgccacgaaggctcaccctattctccgtagcctatcccacgaaggaatagctcactcaggcCATGGTAGACttcgaggtagcctccaaaccttcacaatcttgtcaggagaaaatccacaacccggatgcttccggacctcgtTTGCCCACCTAgaatttccaaggaaccctagagatcaagtttcttgatgaatacaagggggaacaagatttggctcggtagaacggtagatcaggGCCTCCTCTAACTTTTCCacagagggatttgagtttgagtggaggaggagggagatctgaggcttttgatgtttctatcaatggagtatgagagagagagctcaagaacagtttgtagtgtagtgcctaactgttcagaggtacgagaaggggtatttatagtgtcacttgaaatctggccgttgcaaCTTGTCCACCTCACCATTTCCTCGAGGAACCTGGTCAaccggtgttggagatatgcccaagaggcaataataaagtggttattataatatatctttgtgtttatgataaatgtttgcataccatgctataattgtattaaccgaaacattgatacatgtgtgttatgtaaacaacaaggagtccctagtaagcctcttgtataactagcttgttgattaatagatgatcatggtttcgtgatcatgaacattggatgttattaataacaaggttatgtcattagatgaatgatataatggacacacacccatataagcgtagcataaggtcAAGTCAttaaagttcaacttgctataagctttcgatacatagttacctagtccttcaaccatgagatcatgtaaatcacttataccggaagggtactttgattacatcaaacgccactgcgtaaatgggtggttataaagatgggattaagtattcggaaagtgtgagttgaggcatatggatcaagagtgggatttgtccatcccgatga encodes:
- the LOC124653717 gene encoding DEAD-box ATP-dependent RNA helicase 7-like — protein: MPSIAAVPEPMAVDDSASRKARRKQLKAAEAEAAAAAASSGKKEKKDKKRKAKAPSSDDDEGTSSTSSESDRAAKKAKKEKKDKKAKKVVEDEVMEEEEEEENDEELTASGEEEEEEEDPADPNSLDNFRISEPLKLKLRAKGIKTLFPIQASTFSLLLDGNDLVGRARTGQGKTLAFVLPILESLVNGPHKATRRTDYGRPPSILVLLPTRELANQVHADFEYYGGAFGFSTCCAYGGSPYRPQEMAMRKGVDVVVGTPGRVKDLIVKGTLNLKALKFRVLDEADEMLNMGFVDDVELILGKVEDVTKVQTLLFSATLPEWVKKLSMRFLKPDKKTVDLVGNEKMKASASVRHLALPCNRAARARVIPDIIRCYSHGGRTIIFTETKDSASELSGLIPGSRALHGDIAQAQREVVIAGFRSGKFVVLVATNVAARGLDINDVQLIIQCEPPKDVEAYIHRSGRTGRAGNTGIAVMLFEPRYKFGLTRIERESGVKFEHVSAPQPSDVAQSAGNEAAEAIASVSDSVIPVFRQQAEELLSSSSMSAVDLLAKALAKAVGYTDIKKRSLLSSMENCTTLHLSTGSTMYTPSYVISTLKRFMPEDRLSNVQGVALTSDGRGAVFDVPSEEVQDYLQGAENAAGVTLDEVKELPALQEREQQSRGGGSRWGGGGGRGGGGRRFGGGGGGRGGFGGRGRGGGGRFGRR
- the LOC124653719 gene encoding alpha-L-fucosidase 1-like translates to MRGASLLRLAAAAVLAAGMVMAVADAAVPPPLPVLPIPNAAQLAWQRRELIMFFHFGMNTFTDSEVGTGAEHPSLFAPSALNATQWMDAAVAAGASLAILVAKHHDGFCLWPSAYTAHSVRASPWHGGASDLVREFTDAAHSRGIDAGLYLSPWDRHDERYGREVEYNEYYLGQLHELLTGYGRVSEIWFDGAQGKNVTKMTYHFQEWFQTVRQLQGAINIFSDAGPDVRWVGDEQGSAGTTCWSTVNRSSITIGDAGIEEYLNAGDPRGTDWVPPECDVSIRPGWFWHRNETAKPLSQLLKIYYNSVGRNCVLLLNAPPNTTGVVEDADIARLREFRAALTRIFGTDLAKGSAARASSERGVGFEARMVLDGSDDTYWAPTAEDGRKNGYWIELRRPAASARPFNVVRIQEHVALGQRVERHQVFVDGVAVASGTTVGHKRLHRLARPVAGRTVKVWLAARRGVPLVSAVGLHLDPYATDVM